The following proteins are encoded in a genomic region of Neomicrococcus aestuarii:
- the msrA gene encoding peptide-methionine (S)-S-oxide reductase MsrA, with translation MATEEETKTPELETYLLAGGCFWCLDALYRKVRGVTEVVSGYTGGHFDNPDYRAVCTGTTGHAEAVAVQFDPGVVPRDVILDMFFTMHNPTTLNRQGYDVGTQYRSAMFPLDDVQKADFERAIARTQELWSDPIVTTIEAVAPFYVAESVHQDFYAKQPGQGYCQVIIDPKLAKARQQFAPWIQERVVTS, from the coding sequence GTGGCTACAGAAGAAGAAACAAAAACCCCTGAACTAGAGACCTATCTATTGGCAGGCGGCTGTTTTTGGTGCCTAGACGCGTTGTACCGAAAGGTTCGCGGAGTAACCGAGGTAGTTTCCGGCTACACCGGCGGGCACTTCGACAACCCGGATTATCGTGCCGTCTGCACCGGAACTACCGGTCACGCTGAGGCTGTCGCGGTGCAATTTGACCCGGGCGTAGTCCCGCGCGACGTCATTCTGGACATGTTTTTCACGATGCATAACCCCACCACGTTGAATCGTCAGGGCTATGACGTGGGCACGCAGTATCGTTCCGCGATGTTCCCACTTGATGATGTCCAGAAGGCGGATTTTGAGCGCGCCATTGCTCGCACGCAAGAGCTGTGGTCAGATCCGATCGTCACCACCATCGAAGCCGTGGCGCCCTTCTACGTGGCAGAGTCTGTGCATCAAGACTTCTACGCTAAGCAGCCCGGGCAAGGCTATTGCCAGGTCATTATTGATCCCAAGCTCGCCAAGGCACGCCAGCAATTCGCACCGTGGATTCAAGAGCGCGTCGTCACTAGCTAG